From the genome of Populus alba chromosome 10, ASM523922v2, whole genome shotgun sequence, one region includes:
- the LOC118043242 gene encoding hydroxyproline O-galactosyltransferase GALT3 isoform X3, whose protein sequence is MTEEPFVVQNTWTQEHGWGKEERCPSHRSVNIPKVDGLVLCNEKVVRSTMEENGNASSVGDVSANVSQGIAHERANFPFVEGNAFTATLWVGLEGFHMTVNGRHGTSFVYREKLEPWLVSGVKVTGGVDILSALARGLPVPEDNDLVVDVEHLKAPPVTRKRLVMLIGIFSTGNNFERRMALRRSWMQYEAVRSGDVAVRFFIGLHKNSQVNLELWKEALVYGDIQLMPFVDYYSLISLKTVAICIMGTKILPAKYIMKTDDDAFVRIDQVLTSLKEKPSNGLLYGRISFDSSPHRDRDSKWYISNEEWPHDAYPPWAHGPGYIISRDIAKFIVRGHQERDLKLFKLEDVAMGIWIEQFKNSGQEVHYMTDDRFYNAGCETDYILAHYQSPRLVLCLWEKLQKERQPACCE, encoded by the exons AAGAACATGGCtggggaaaagaagaaagatgtCCTAGTCATAGATCTGTTAACATCCCAAAAG TTGATGGACTTGTGCTTTGCAATGAAAAAGTTGTCAGAAGCACCATGGAAGAAAATGGAAATGCCAGCTCTGTTGGTGATGTATCAGCCAATGTTTCCCAAGGAATTGCCCATGAAAGAGCTAATTTCCCATTTGTTGAAGGAAATGCTTTCACTGCTACATTATGGGTTGGTTTGGAGGGATTCCATATGACAGTAAATGGAAGGCATGGAACATCTTTTGTGTACAGGGAG AAACTTGAACCATGGTTAGTGAGCGGGGTCAAAGTGACTGGTGGTGTGGACATCTTATCTGCCTTGGCAAGAGGGTTGCCTGTACCTGAAGATAATGACTTAGTGGTGGATGTTGAGCACCTGAAAGCTCCACCGGTAACAAGAAAGAGACTTGTAATGTTGATTGGGATTTTCTCCACTGGAAATAATTTTGAGCGTCGCATGGCACTGAGGAGGTCTTGGATGCAATATGAGGCTGTGCGCTCAGGGGATGTAGCTGTGCGATTTTTCATTGGCCTG CACAAGAACAGTCAAGTCAATCTTGAGCTGTGGAAAGAAGCCCTGGTATATGGAGATATCCAATTGATGCCTTTCGTCGATTATTACAGCCTGATAAGTTTGAAAACAGTTGCAATCTGCATTATGGGA ACCAAAATTCTCCCTGCTAAATACATAATGAAAACAGACGACGATGCTTTTGTTAGGATTGATCAAGTACTCACAAGCCTCAAGGAAAAGCCATCAAATGGTCTCTTGTATGGTCGCATATCCTTTGATTCATCGCCTCACAGGGATAGAGACAGCAAATGGTATATCAGCAACGAG GAATGGCCACATGATGCATATCCACCATGGGCTCATGGCCCCGGTTACATTATATCACGGGACATTGCAAAGTTCATTGTCCGAGGCCACCAGGAAAGAGATCTCAAG CTTTTTAAACTAGAAGATGTTGCGATGGGCATATGGATTGAGCAATTCAAGAACAGTGGTCAAGAAGTGCATTACATGACCGATGACAGGTTTTATAATGCTGGATGTGAAACAGATTATATTCTTGCCCATTATCAAAGCCCAAGGTTAGTATTATGTCTTTGGGAGAAGTTGCAGAAGGAGCGCCAGCCAGCGTGCTGCGAGTAA